Within Cydia pomonella isolate Wapato2018A chromosome 26, ilCydPomo1, whole genome shotgun sequence, the genomic segment AAGCAATTTGTCgataatttttaacatttttctaGCACTTGTAATTAGACGTGTGTTCGAAAGGCAAGTATGTATATGCTGCCCTGTGGCTACTAGCACACTACTCCTTGCTGACAGTAATCCATTCCGTTCCAACTATATTATAGTTAGAGAGACAAAATTACAATCAACAATATAAATCTGCTGTTCGAAGTAACAACGCACAATCTACATGATTTTAGGTTtcgtttttttcgtttttttctgttatttattttgacgattTGTGTATACTATATTGACGTTTTTATATCGTCAGAAACTTTTAAGTTATTATCACCAAAAAGTTAAGACGGTAACATACtcaacaaaaaatgtttttaatagcATTGTCATCATCTGAGGGGCAGACTAGATGGCGCTGAGCGCCGCCCATCAGCCGCAGCGAAGCGGTCGCGTTCAGTTGTATTGTATGTAGGGCCGTGTTTGCGTACAGCTGCATTTGTGACCAATAAAAAGTGCCAGCGCTGACCTTTGGGTTAGTATTATGCTGacgcgggaccatttcgtggtaaacaacttatgtatttatgtttaaaatttccCTATAGTATTATACTTGTATATGTTATAGTTTATCACAAATAGTGATCCTGAATCTGATTAATTGTCACTCGAACAGCAGAAATTCGACTTGATCTTATTAACGTGCCGTCGGAAAGTTTCAACAATTTCGAAATGTTCAGTTGGAAAGTTTTTGGaaatttctcatatttttgtataggtaAATTTCCCGTTTCCAAAATCAAAATTTCCTTtgtttcctgtttttttttctgaaacttcCGAGAACATTTCCAgttttttgaaactttccgcaacttgcacatctgtagtTGTTCTTGTACTGACTAGTTTACAAATACAGACATAAAAATGAGATaatcttatatattataaagtgtaaataaataaattcgtaATAATACACGAGCTACTTATCAGTACAGTATCATACAATCGTTAAGAAATCCTTCTACAACTAGCCgtattgagaaataaataaagaatgtgATAATACAATGGATCAGGTATTTTAAGCACATtgttttgttcaataatatGTTAGCAATGTGCTCAGAAACACCTAAAAGAGATCTTTAGTGGAGTCCAAGAATACAGGTACAGTCAACTACGATTATGACACGCTCAAAAATTCCATATCGCCGGATTTACTGTCAATTCCATAAAATTGCATGCAACAGTGCATTGTGTTGACTGTACAAAGACCCACTGAACTACTTAAGGCATTACTGTCATTTAAAAACTGACTTACTCTAAAATTTTGTGGGTAAATACTGCAAAAAGTAAACCTCATATTTATAATCACTACAATTTGATTACTTCTTCGCACTTGGTTCTAAATGACAATAAGACCTTACATAAATTACAGCTTATAACGATTTGTTTCTGTATATACGAAAGCTTacctaaacctaacctaatctatATACAGTACATATAATCACAATGTATAATACAGCACTAGTTCAAGTTCAAGGTTACAAAGATACCTACAGCCTCAAAATATACTAGACATTACCTTGTAACGTGAAAATACCTCTATAAGTTGGTAAGTCTCTAGGTAATATCCAGCAACATTTTAGGCTAACGTTACAGGCAATTCTTTGAGCAGACAGaactaaaacattatttacgGTTCTGTACTGAGCGAAACAGTTGCAGTAAAAATACTGTCGTCTATTTGTAAATCAAGAATACTTGTTTGCTACCTACCTACAGTGTGTTATTTGAGATCTTAAGTTCGTTCTTAGTTATAATGTGtcgacaaaataaatgtaataatttcattttaacgGCAAGAAATTGTGTTGTGAACAATATCAAATGATTCAAATTATATAAGCTTCATTTCCAAATCGAATAAAACATGAATTCATGAAAAACTCATCAAACATTCCATTTTTCACATTTAGGCCTCAACTCGATGATCTAATAGTGAAAAACCTACGGGACTCTAACCGAGTAAAAAGGTATAAAATTGTCTACAAGTATAATTCCCTAGATTGTAGCATTCGACAGTCTTCCCTTGATATTGAGCACGAAGTTAGGCTTGAGATAGTGCGAGAAATCACCATGGACCTATATAAGGCATAAGTACAACGATTAGGCTAGGCCACATATGCCAAAAGTTTTATAATCtggccgatagatggcgctgactTTCAATGAaccagcgccatctattgacTAAACTCGAAATGTATACAATCAACATCATATCGTAGGTTGACTCAAATTTTCTTAGCTATAAGTTAGGTATTTTAGGTAAGCACATACTGCATATATTTCAAGTATTTTCACGTTTATGCAATGTCTAAGTCTTTgctttttaatagttttaacatTGCCAAGAAGTGTATCTCTCTCGAGGTCCGTCATATCACTTAAATTAATACTTGTCGAGTATGGTTACCAGTGGACAACTGTCATTTCTTAATTCTCGAGATCTTAAGGGGGccattgattaccagttcgctggaCGATATCTGCCTGttagttattcgcgattgtcagcttttgcgaataactgtcAGGTCGATATCGTTcggtgaactggtaatcagtgggccccattACAAGTATTACGCGACGCATTAGTTGCACAGATAACCTtttctatttgttttttatGCGTCGGGTGTCAGTGAGTATTTCACCAGTAACGAGAAGGTccagattatttttaaatggcaCAGCATGTGAGGAATACCACGTCGTTGGCGAAGTCGGATGGTAAGCTACGATAGTACCTATAaagacgcttgcaactccaaaGGTGTCTATCATATGCCCTTAATAACCGGAACTTTCCTTTGATATAATGTCTTTTTCCGCGCCTATCACGCCGCCACGTAGACATACGACCACCACCATACAAACATTTTTAGTTTTCGACTTCCTTTTCGTCAACTGACATCTAGTCCGTTATACACGTATCTCCCCTTCAGTCGGAGGGGTGGCTGCGCGCTAGCAGTGGAACTGCTGCTGCGTGATGGCGGACAGGTCCTTCATGAGCCCCTCGAGGTTCTGCATCTCCCTCGCCAGCCGCTCGGTGGAGCGGGACGGCGTGAGCGCTTCCAGCTCTTCGGGGCAATGCGCTACGCTGCCGCCTGTATGGAATAAaagtttagttagtttagtgGAGATTCATTGGGGATTCTATCATAGCTTTAATTTTCGGTACCGCGGAGGACaagttttagtttaatttctataaaataaaactaatttaagtaagtaaacacttaaTTGTCCGAgagaaataaatattcatttaatcagatagaaaataattgggtagtacaaaggcgaacttatccgaATCGAATGGATTATATGTTTTATCAGATTAAAATACATCCCGAGGTTTCCAAAGTTTTACGACGAATAGCAGGCAcgtattttacattttttataggTATGCGACATAAGTccattaaaatagttttttcatGAGTAACTGTCGCGGTAATCgacgtaattttatttttctttttatatttctcgtaaaggttatttttattagatttgaTTCATTCGTGGGTATTTTTTCAGTccttaatacaaatatatatttaatatactaaGGTTGTGTTTACCAAGCTGCAGCCTATTGGGGATGTGTCCGGGCGACGAGCTGTTGCTCTTCTTGTATGGCGACGTCTCTCTCACGCTTCCTGCGGTGGGAAAAGCATTTCAAAGGTAgagaaataattttgttttagaatTAGAAAGGTTCTTTTTAGGGTTGCGTACCACAAAAGGCACAAAAAAGGAATCCTTGTACTTTGTAGTCCGCCCGCCcttatgtctgtctgtcaagaccctttatcttgggaacgcgtggaggtatcgagttgaaattaaaaccatatactcagatATACAGCCCCTTTAAACTGTGAAAAGATCAAACTTCTAAGTgaatgtaaaaaagaaagatacgGCAATAAGACAACGTACGTTTcaacactctcaagggaatcaaaataaGTTTACCGTTTATctaaaactatgaaatttggaaaaatatcgtcttatactacaagtcaaaaaaaaatccaaaaattataaatttaatgaacTGTGTATCCGCCCCGAGGCTGTGACATGTCAGTGGCACGTTGCCTGTTACCGCTCAGCGAGGAGCTTCGGAATAATGGTCGAGTGTGAGCGATAAGAAGCTCAagaagaagatgatgatgagTTACCTTGGCCATGGCTCGGCGTGGAGTGCGGCGAGTCGGCGAAGCTGTGCAGGGGCGCGGCGCAGGCGCGGCGCTGGAGGctcccgcccgcgccgcccagggagccgcccgcgccgcccagggagccgcccgcgccgcccagGGAGCCACCGGCCCCACTGGCGCCCGCGCCGCTCAGCCCACCGGCCTCGCTACTCATTGAGTCGCGACTGttcaaaattgtaatttaataaaataaacaagtttttacactttttcacaatatgaatattttacGCGATTTTGACAACAAATGAACATATCGCATTTTAAAATCTAACAGCTAGAGTAATTCATaacaatagatggcgctgtatgcACTTACTGGGAGTTTACCGTTCCGAACAACAGATGTCACTATATGGCCTTACTTTGTGCACTAACTTCTCGTTGCGAAATATAGATGGCGCTCTATGCACTTGTGTGTTTATCCCTCAGAACAATAGATGGCGAGATATGTACTCACTGTGTGTAGTGCCCTAGAGGCTCATAAGCGACGTAATGCCCCCTCTCCCGCGCCGCGCACGCGTAGATGTCGGCGCCGGCCGGCGTGCCGCCGCCCAGCGGGCACGGCCCGCCTCCGCCTGTAGGGAATTAAACCCCTGTTTGATTTGTGCTATTAAATACATTTTGCCTTTATTTTTTCTGAATTGACTGTACATTTTTACTTTAGAGTTTTGATGACTTAAATATATCTGTAGAAACCTGACCTCAACGATATATATTCACTGACGCATGTGCTGCAATATTGCTCC encodes:
- the LOC133532228 gene encoding transcription factor Maf-like — protein: MTGMGVGVGVGAGCAATCERRAARAPLGLPHPEQQECFQSTPLLAGVAPLSPQSSLASLHAHGHPGHAHNTLPHTHSLAHPPPAPCGGGPCPLGGGTPAGADIYACAARERGHYVAYEPLGHYTHRDSMSSEAGGLSGAGASGAGGSLGGAGGSLGGAGGSLGGAGGSLQRRACAAPLHSFADSPHSTPSHGQGSVRETSPYKKSNSSSPGHIPNRLQLGGSVAHCPEELEALTPSRSTERLAREMQNLEGLMKDLSAITQQQFHC